The following DNA comes from Eretmochelys imbricata isolate rEreImb1 chromosome 2, rEreImb1.hap1, whole genome shotgun sequence.
gacctctGGCATTCGTCTAGATTTACATCAGTTTAAAATACCTGCAGAATATGCCCCTGGTCTGTGAATATTGTCAGTTGTCTTCTCTTCTTTCCTAGCCAGCTATGCTCACAGCTGGTATAGAATTTGAGGAAGGTGGGGATGGGTAAAGAAATTCATACATGGTATCTTGCCCTTTGCCACTGCTGTGCCCAATCAGATGATTCCTCAAGGAGCTCCCAGATTTATATGGCCATTCGGTTGACTAAAAGATTCTATCAAAACAAATGAACCACAGCATGGAGCACAAGGGTGTGTTCATACTAGGGAAAAGGTGGTGGATGTTCTTACCTTATATGTGAACGCATGGTAATTAGCACAAGGTAAAATCTTAGTGAAGACAAAGCAATTTGTAGTGTTCATATGTGTGAAGTTAAGTACCATGTTAATATtaaactgccttgtcttccctAGGATTTAATCGTGTGTTAATTAATGAGTGTGAACCCACCTTTTTCTTAGTGTAGATGTGGCCAAAGTGGGTGCATCACTTTGGCTATTTGCTTTGGCAGCCCCCTTTCCGCCTTTTATAACCTTACAGAATTGTTCTAACTGTAACTCAGTTTTGGTAGGCACGATAGATAAAAGGGCATCCCTAATTCACTTAACTGTGTGATTGTCCATGGGcatattaaaagtttatttctAAATCCTTTAAGAATAGAACCATGACCAGTTGGTGACAATTTTTTGAGAGAAGATGATCACTTGGACTTCTGCACGTTTATCTGACAAGGAAGAATAAATTTACTGGTGTCCTGAAAATTTAGTAATGCTGTTTGTAAATCTGGTTCCAATTTTTAGATGAAACAACACTAAACATTTGTTTTCCCATCCATTAAATAGTTCAGGATCTAAATCTGAATAAAAGTATTGCTGTAACCTGCTAATATCTAACTGTTCTGTGTTGAACTAAAGACAGCTTTTTTGAGATTGCAGTAGTCTTGTATCAGGTGATACGGCACCACCAAGTGAATTACAAGCTTTCTGCATCTGTTACACAAATTTTTCTACTCTTTAAAACGTAATTCTCTACCTTTTTGCATTTCAGTACGGCGTGTCTGAACCAAGAAAACAGGCATATGCAGACTTCTATAAAAACTATGATTCCATGAAGGACTTTGAGGCCATGAGGGAAGCTGGTGTGTTTGAAAGTGTACAACCCAAAAACTCATAAGCAGCATATGTAGGTAATAGCAAAATGCCTTACATCAAACTGATCTCACTAACTTCTGTTTACATTGATACGCTGGAAACTTCCCATTTTGATGTTTTTGATCAAGTTCTACCCTTAAATTGGCTTCCAGTTAAATGGAGGTGAGAGTTCCTGAAgtttagaaaaggaaaaagagtcTCAGTGGGAACTACAGATAACATTTCTTTTGTTACTATATCATTAGGGCCagtgatgataaatgcaaagtattgcgTATTGAGGGGAAAAATTGAACTACTTATACACTCTTTGGGGCTAATAAATTAACAGTATTAACTTAAGGAACGGACTTGGCATCATCCTCATCTCTGCGTGATGTGCAGTTGtcaaaaaagcaaaatgttaagatGCATAGGGAGTAGAAAAtattatataaatcagtggttcaCCCTAACTTGCAATAGTGTGCAGTTATGGTAACCCTGTCTCAAAAAGGAAGACACTCGATGAAGAATTGGGATATGGGATATGAAACTGAGACTGATTTCTTCATTGACAACTTTCTTCCATTTCTCTTAAAACTACTTCTTCAAAGACTGACCAAGGGCAATGGCTTCTCCATTCTTCCGGTGCTCAGGAATGTTCACTGTGATCATCACATGATGATTTGTCTTTCTAAATTATCCTGGCCAACTAGGGTTTGACTTTTAGTCTCATTCAGTTTGTTACTTGTTAAATGAACAGGTCAAGTACTGGACTTAATGGTGTTAATGTTTGTCTTGCTTCCACATTCAAACATAACATCAGATAGCAGCTGGTTCTGGTATAACAAACTAAGGATGATGGATGCTTCTCATATAGTTGTAAAGTAAAAATGCAAAACAGAGTAGTGTAAACTAATAATGGGATTATTGACCATCCTTTTATTCTTCCTCCCAATGGAAATTCTACATGTTTTTAGGAACATGTAAGAGTGTGGTAAATAACATAGGGATCACTTTACCTTTGTACTCCTACCTTCAGTTTAAGATCATAATAAAGAATACTGCTAATGTATGTTTATGTAAACTAACTTTTTCAGGCACTTACATCACCAATGCTTTGGTCAGGTGGCCTTCTTCAGGGTGTTTTGAAAGGCTATTTGGCAAGAATGTCAGATCTAAGTATGGGAGGAAAATCAACTGAAACACTACTGCCAACAAACTTACAAGTTTAAAACTCTTTAATTGAAACTAAGAACAGAGCTTTGCTGTGCAAACAGAGCTAAAAGAAACTCTTGATTACACCAAGACACTGTACGCATTCCAGTTTGCAACCAATGTACAAAAGTCTTTCTCTGACCAGGTTGAGTGCACCTGTTTGTTAGAACTGTGAAACATTAACTAGCTCAAGGCTTTAAAGGGATTTTGGGATTATCCTTTCCTCATCATTTACCCAGTGGCATTAGTTGAGAGAAAGTGGCACAAATACTATAATCTTAATCTGTAACTCTGTTTAGGTAGAGCATTAGAAGAATTATCAACAGATGTGGAGATGTAATGCAAAAATATCCTCAACTTCTGCAGTAGGAGAGAAGCTGGTTGGGACCTACAGTGATTGTAGGGTGCATATGACTgcctaggtcaggggttctcaaactggtggtTGGGACCGctcaggggtcacaaggttattacatgggggcggggggaacggTCACAAGCTGTGAGCCTCCAccacaaaccctgctttgcctccagcatttataatagtgttaaattaaaaatgcttttttatatatttataagggGGCTCACACTcaggcttgctatttgaaaggggtcactaatacaaaagtttgagaaccactgtactaggtAAATcagaaggagggggaaagaggagataTAATTTAACATTGCTGCTTCTGACATCTGTGGAAGATTGCACCTGCACTTTCTGCCTATATAGTGAATAGGGAGATCTCCCGGCCCCtccaaatatatatatgaaaCTGGATGAAGGTTCAGTTTTGATGCTATTTTTGCTATGGACACCTGTCTTGCAGGAACTGAACTAATACCAACCTGTTGAAGGTCTGGATAAGTAAATAGAAAATTTGTCATAGGCTTTCGTGATCCATGCTGAAGATGTGTTAGACTATATCTAATACTGCAGCAAATCCAGTGGTTTGGACTGACTAACTTAAAAATAGACTCTGAAAATCCTCTTGTTTCcccccatcccttctccccaATTTTGGGGCTAATACTACTTCTTTTAACCTGCTGTTTTTGGAATGTTTCTTGCAGTTACCAAAGAGGAAGTAGATCAGTGATTAGCATATTAGCATGGGACTTGAGAGACtgaggttcaaatccctgctccgcTATAAACTTATGCATGACATAGGGCAAAGAGGTAGGACTAGCACTTCAAAGAGCTTTCAGCACTGCAGTGCTGAGTCTTGCAATGCTTGACTTTGGGTGTGTTGCTACCAGGTGGAATCCACAGCCCCAAGGTAGGCACCTAGGATGTTTTATAATGCATGAAAAGAGTTAAATGCCTAAGAATGAGACCTAGAAAAACCAGCATGCTGTGTGAGGAGCTGCTGAAGGTACCCAAACGAAAATGCTGAGGAGACCTAAACCCCGTTCCTCAAAGACAGGTGACTAGGTCTGGTTTGGAGAGAGGCTCTTCTCTCCATTTGCATTCACAGCCATGAATGAACCCTCCCTGGAAGTTAGGTGTGTAATCTTTCTTGCCGCCTCCTGTGTGTCCTCCTTTCCCCccgtgccccctcctccccccaaaaatagtGTCTGCAGTGGAGCCACTCTTACCCAGGCTGTtgcagatctgggttcaattcccctgtctgcctgatttggagaagGGAGGTTTGAATTCTGGTCTTTGTCATCTctggagagtgccctaaccaccgtGCCGTGGGGTattctggggcaggtctctgaATCTCTGCCTTTGCTCAGCtcatatttaagtatttatacacagtggaacagcttctacAAGAGAGATTGAGACCTGCTGCCGAATACCccaacccagtggttagggcactctcctggggATACCAGAGTTCAAATCCCTTTCCCCCCTGGGGCTAGGGTGGCAAATGAGCCGGGTGTCCTACAGCTTGTGTGAGTGCCCTAATCGAAAGACTAAAAGTTATAAGTGGGAACGGTGGCTCCTCCAGCTATTTTGGGTGGGTTTAGTCTGAGTGCCTATTGGATAGGGCCCTGCATGTAAGAGAGCTAGTTTGAGGATTCTGCTGGGGTTTAGGCATATGCTAGGCATCTAGACCTAGGCAGCTGTGTGAATGCTCACTGGCAGATTTTTAGGTACCATGGGGACCTACAGAGTTAGGTGGTAACTGAGCGGGGATATTGAGGAATTTAAATGCCTcagtccaacatttaggcaccaccAAGTTGTTTTGTGGATCAAGCCCATAGTACTtccattctccatctgtaaaatggggataatagtcctTCTTCACAGGCGTGTTAAGGATAAACACAcacaggtgctcagatactgtggtaatggggacATACAATATAGATGTTCTGGTGCTACGGTCTTGCATGACTCTTGTCATAGAGCGCAGCTGTGAAGGATTGAGATTGAGGGTGTTTAGTTTAATACAGAGAAGTAATTTAACAAACACGGATTTCTTCCTTTCCAGGTAATCCACCTGCATTCATTTGTTTCCTCTGTTGCATTCCTTTCTTTTTTAGGCTTCTTGCTACAGTACTTAGTAAGATGTCTTATTTTTTCTATCATACACTTGTGCATTTATCAATGCTGTGTACATAATGAATCttgaaggctgttccagatcTTATTTTGTAGCTCTTGATTTGTTCCATGTTTCAGTTTTATTTACCACATGCAGTGTCTTAATAAGCCATGAGGAAATCGTAGTGGGAAATTTCTCTAGACTAAACTACTGGCATAAACACTTTTCCTCTCTGTTTGAATTCATACATCCTAATGTTTTTACTTCTGAGAGCTAGGATTGTCCAAATATATTAACTCgtgtttttcttattttgcagATCATCTTCAAGGAGACTTGACAGCTTAAACTTGTTTCTTCAGTCAACTGTAAAATGTGTAATACACTTCAGTGGCGGGCATGTTATAGTGTAATTCAATAAACTAAATACTTAATGAAGCTTATTTATCTTAACTGTTGACCATGACTGTTTAGAtgctgagggaaggggtggaaattCAGGTGGTACTGTTCATATAATGCTAAAGACAAGTTGAGAGATAAAATAGAGACCCTGAACCCTTGTGGTTACTAAAACTAGTTTTTTTCCCAAGAGTAGGAGTGTTATCTCCATTATTCTGGCCAAAATCAGCTGAGCCAACAAATTTGCAGGTAGGCAATACAGACAGCATTGTTTGCTTCCTGGCCTAAAGTGTTCAATAGGCAACAGCTGCTTGGACAGCACTTTCAGAGGATTCCTATAAATAGTATTTACAAAAAATTGAAAGGTTTTTTTGCTTAGGTTACAAAGTTTAAAATGTACCAGAGTTAAGGTTTCCAGGGCCACataatttcccccctcccccttcaaaaTTCAACCTGTActactgaatgaggcaaggatcCTCTTGAGAatatgtggtcatgtaattaaagacagcaTCCTAATGCGTACACAAAAGGGGTTGCAAATTAAtattgcccatgcaaccttaacctGGCAGTTCCAAACTTTTGACTGATAGAACTCTTAAATAAAATGACCTTTAAGGGTTGTGGGTTGACTGGGAGGTGTGCATGGGAGAGTTTTGAGTCATTAGCACTTCCTTCCCTATCACACTCACATTCATtggaggaaagggggaagaaCAGTGTGAgatcttccctcccctcccccaatgtaTTTTTATACTTTCTCCCATCAAGTTGCCTGTTTGCTTGCTGTCTGGTCTTCTCCTTTCTGTTCCTAGACTCACTACTCTTGAGTTCTCTGCTggttttcctctctcctccattTTAGTCTTTGGCTCACCTCCCTTTTCTTTCTTAGGAgtactctttttttcttcccctctgtcCTGCAATGCTCTGTATCTCCAACACATTCCAGAAGCTTAAACTCTCACGGTTCCTGCTACAAGCTGAAGGCCCCTACTTATTCCCCTTTCTGCTGAAAATGCCTTCttactttttttctcccctgtgtgCCCCCCCTTAACACCCTTCCCCAATAGTGCTGGAATGTGACTCCTAGGGCTGGCACCAGCCCGCTACCTTTGGGTATAGGCAGCAGTGCATGACAATTGGAAGATCGTTTAACTACTTAAGGCCCCAGATCCTAGATATATGCCTGTACCTCAGGCACTGTATGGTCAAGGAGAGGGGCTAGAGAAGACAAGGGCAAGTGCACCTAGTGGCAGCCAAAGGCACTCAGATGCAAACATATTGAAGTAAGAAAATGCATGATTAAAGTACCTAAACAAACTTTCCTTTGTGCTGCGGTGATTTGAGAGGAAAATGTTCTGTAAAAGTCAGTTTAATTTACTCTGGGACTGCGAACACTAAAATGTCCATTGTGATTACTGCATGACATCAATACAGAGCCATTAAAGGtgagttcgcaaaaagaaaaggagtacttgtggcaccatagagactaaccaatatatttgagcataagctatcgtgagctacagctcacttcatcggatacatactgtggaaaatacagaagatgtttttatcttcacacagaccatgaaaaaatgggtgtttatcactacaaaaggttttctcccccccaccccactctcctgctggtaatagcttatctaaagtgatcactcgccttatgatgtgtatgataatcaaggtgggccatttccagcacaaatccagggtttaacaagaacatctgaggaacagtggggtggggaggaataaacaaggggaaataggttactttttataatgaatcaaccattcccagtctttattcaagcctaagttaattgtatccaatttgcaaattaattccaattcagcagtctctcgttggagtctgttttcaaagtttttttgttgaaggatagtcactttgagatcagaaatcgagtgaccagagagattgaagtgttctccgactggtttatgaatgttataattcttgacatctgatttgtgtccatttattcttttacgtagagactgtccagtttgcccagtgtacatggcagaggggcattgctggcacatgatggcatatatcacattggtagatgtgcaggtgaacgagcctctgatagtgtggctgatgttattaggccctgtgatggtgtctcttgaataggtatgtgggcacagttggcaatgggctttgttgcaaggataggttcctgggttagtggttctgttgtgtggtatgtggttgctggtgagtatttgcttcaggttggggggctgtctgtaggcaaggactggcctgtctcccaagatttgtgagagtgtcgggtcgtccttcaggataggttgtagatccttgataatgcgttggaggggttttagttaggggctgaaggtgatggctagtggcgttctgttattttctttgttaggcctgtcttttagtaggtgacttctgggaactcttctggctctatcaatctgtttcttcacttccgcaggtgagtattgtagttgtaagaatgcttgatagagatcttgtaggtgtttgtctctgtctgaggggttggagcaaatgcggttggaTAGCTTACTTGCCTTTCTTACGTTTACACTTTAAAAAGAATCCAAACATGTTATCTTGgctttgaatttcctgggtttatgTTTGGTTCTGGGATAACTAAAGCAGCTGTGCAATGTGTTTTAAGGTAATGATGCATGCTGTTAACTGTAATTCCATTTTATCATAGATAAGGTCTAGGAATATAGAGTGAGGCTTAGCTTCAGTCACTGTGGTGTTTCAACCAACCCTCCATACTGAATTTAGGTCAAGCTATCCTGTACAGTCTCAAACTTGGACAAGATGGCCTGTTACAAGAAGTAATTAAAACACTCTTGTTCTTACATTAAACAGAACACACTAACCTCAAATAATGTGAATCAGTGTCACATTTATAGCTAGAATGTAGGAAACTGCTTCAGAGTGTTTTTGGCTTGACAATAGATTCTAGAGTTGCTCAATAATGTCTTTAAAGTAATTTTCCTTGTAATACCTACTGTTCAGAGAACATAGACTCCATCTCTCCCATAAGCAGACAATAAAGTCTTCCCATGAAGAAGCACAGCAAATTAAGCCATTTGTATTATATTTGGAAGGTCTTAAGTTCAAATAGAGTTGGCATAGCATTTATATTTCAAATAGACCATTAACTTTTCAACATTCAGTATGGACCATGCAGAAACAGTAATGAAACTCCTTGTGTAACTTTTAGTTTATTCAAATCTTCTGTGTTACTTCATATTAGTGTTTTGAAGAAAATCCCATCCATAAAGGTTTTGCTGTGAAGTAGGGAATACACTTTTATTtgatgtcaagtatcagaggggtagctgtgttagtctgtatccacaaaaacaacaaggagtccggtagcaccttaaagactaacaaatttatttgggcatatgttTTTTTTACCACAAAAGcttttcttcagatgcatggagtgaaaattacagatgcaggcataatataatgacacatgaagagaaggaagttatgtcacaagtggagaaccagtgttgacagggccaattcgatcagggtggatgtagtctgCTCCcaatgaggaggtgtcaattccaggagaggcaaagctgtgacaccatcagaggctcattcaccttcacatctactaatgttatgtgtgccagcaatgcccctctgccatgtacattggccatacCGGACaatccctatgtaaaagaataaatcggacatcaggaacggtaacatacaaaagccagtaggagaacacttcaatcttcctggacattctttcttcaagtatagctacttttaaagcTGTTAcagaaacttcagaaacagacttcaaagagaaacttcagaactaaaattcatttgcaagtttaacaccattaatttgggcttgaatagggactgggagtggctagctcattacaaaagcagctttgcctgtcctggaattgacacctcctcatcaattattggaagtggactacatccaccctgatcgaattggccctgtcaacactggttctccacttgtgaggtaattctattctcttcatgtgtcattatataatgactgcctctgtaattttcactccatgcatccgaagcagtggttttttacccacacaagcttatgcctaaataaatttgtgccaccggactccttgttactTTTATTTGAGCTTCATATAGATAGTATTAGCAGTGGTAGGGAAACACTCTCTCCCACAAATGTAAACTGAATATTATAGCATGATAGAAAAAGACAATCCTTGCTCTCTCAAAGCTGTAACTATCCCAGCCTGTTAAGCATGTGCAGCAAACATTTCTACTGCCTAGTGCTGTCTCAAGCACATCTATAGGTTCTAATATTTTAGTTCCACAGAGCTTTGGTGACACTAATTTGTTAATGGCAGATGCAGGCTAGTGGAGTCAATTTCTTGCGCAGGCCACTATCTAAACAGACCTTATTTTTCTCATTCCTTTCTGCAAATTTAGCTTTTAAATCATTTTGCTTTTGAAGTCTGACTTCTGTTTTACCAAGTTGATTGCTGTAGTAAAGATTGCTTCAAAAAGGCAGATTACATAGAGACAAAAAATCCCTCTCTGTCCTGTGTCCTCTTCCCGCAGCTGGAAAAGAAATGTGCCTTTCTTaaagaaatatagggctggaagggagctggAGACACCAACTTGTCCAGCcgtctgtgctgaggcaggactaagtaaatcTAAAGCATTTGTGACAGGTGTATGTCCAACCTGTACTTACTAACCTCCAGTGaggaggattccacaacctctttagttaaattctggaataatTTCTATCTTTAGagttgaaaagtttttcctaatacctagcCTTCTTGATTACTTCTTGTTCAacctccagtggacatggagaacaatagaGCAACCCCTTAAGCCTCAAATGGTATCAGTTTCTCTGCCTTGATCATCTTTCATTAGACTAAACATAGCcctaggtcaagttttctaaaccttttatcacttttgttgctctcttgtGAGCTTGCTACAATTTGTCCCCATCATTCCTAAAGGGTGGCACCCAAATTGGAACCAGTACTCTacctgaggcctcaccaaggCTGAGTCGCATGGGACACTTGCTGCCTATCCCTCCTTCTGCCTTCCATATAAGACTCCTGTCAATGCATCCCAGAagattagcctttttcataactGCATCTGTTGACTAATAGTCAATTcatgatccactataatccccagagccttttcagcagtattactgcctcaccagtgtgacagggtcaggccagatggctgcaAGAGAGTGataaaaggcagatatattagccccaggttaagtaggtcccttttccctgggtaaggtaacagggaaggttccggAACACTCAAACTTTCTGGGAACAAGGCAgccaggctgattagaacacctgcagccaatcaagaagctgctagaatcaattaaggcaggctactAAGGGCACCTGggttaaaaaggagctcacttcagtttgtggtgcacatgcaaggagctgggagcaagaggctgagagtgagaaggcggaagactgagaagtacaagcattatcagacatcaggaggaaggtcctgcggtgagaataaagaaggtgttgggaggcgGCCAccgggaagtagcccagggaattgtagctgtcatgcgctgttacaggagccactgtagacagctgcaatccacagggccttgggctggaacccagagtagagggcgggcctggcttccctccttccccccaactccctacttgataccggaggagttgaactggactgtgggttccaccagaggggaaggtctctggcctgttccccgatccactaggtggatcaccagagactgcggggattgttcttcttcctttccccgtGCTGGCCAgggatgaggctaactgagtgaacggtaGATTTGAgtcacgaaagtggccaaactgagggctgccgtgaacctctgaggcaagaaaatccaccaataagcgcaggatccaccaaggcagaggaggagctttgtcacaccagctattccccattttgtagttgtgcatttgatttgatTTTCCTTCCAACATACTTTACTTTccatttgaatttcatcttgatttcagaccaattctcagGGCTTTTTGAATTCTAAGCAGCGCTTCGAAAGTGCTTGTTACTCCTTCCAAGTGtgttgtcatctgcaaatttgatcagcaGAGGTGCCATCCATTTATTGAAGTCATTAGTGAAAATAGTGAATTGTACTGAACCCagaacacacactcacacacctcCGAGTCGGACAGCAAACCATTGAGAACTACGCTATGGACTTTTGACGAGCTGAGCATCCACCAGACAGTATTTTCACCTAGACGACTAGGTTCCTAGGCCGCGTATGAAACAGCCTTACTAAACTCAAGCCATAGCTCTCTGCCCTCCtacctgcccccctcccaaccATAGCCTAGCCAAATAAGCCtgttaaagaaggaaaaataggttggtttggcatgatttgttcttgacaaagccatgctggctattacttataactaaggctgcgatttagtcacggaagtcatggaatctgtgacctccaaaGTCCTCTGTGACTTCATccagtgctggctgggagctgcagggtacccccaGCACTCCAGGCAGTGAgagctgcccccccagctccctggcagcagGGGGGACCCCCCCCGCAGAGCTTGCCACCTCTGCAGGAAGCTGGGCGAGGGGGGAATGACCCaccacagctcctggctgccactgccACGGGAGGACCGTTGCGGCACGGAGCTGCCAGTGGAGGGAGACCctggagctccccaccccactgcagctgcccaggcttcccattttgtcatggatatttttggtagaagtcagggacaggtcatgggcaataatgaaaaattcacagaagcccatgacctgtccctgacttctaccaaaaatatccatgacaaaaaatcttagccttacttataacCCTATTCCTAgtctcctccaggtgcttacaaatttaaTAAGTTGTATCTTTCCAGATAGGGAGGGGCTGACTGGTCTATCAGGCCCTCAGGACTCTTTTTTCAAGATATGGTTGCCCTTTCCTAGTCCTTGCAGCTCTCACCCAGCCAGCATGCGTTCTCTAATTGCTAACggttccttaagtatcctaggcCAGAGGTTCTCAAGCTGTAGTCTTCAAGTTCTGTTCAGGTGGTCCACACACAAGAATGAAGATGCACattgaggtggtggccttggggagaaTGGGGGCGGGAGGTAGgtggaagggggcagtggggtgagaagagcgGGGTGTGGGGTGGAATTTGGGAagtgcagggctgcggtggccagagaaagaggtgcctttccccagctccagggctgcagctcccGGGGAGAGACCCTCTTTCTTCCCAGCTCCACCTGTGTGGCTGCTGTAttgggggagagacaccccccagccttcccagccccagctgctgtgacaggggagagggggcacatccatcgcagtagaaaggtaagactatggatattaaaatatgagttgtgtgcttttatttgaagaacaaaaaaacatttattattagttttttttaatatagtgcttttatccaaagcgttTCACAATAGCTAGCTAATGGTACacacaacatttggaaagatcgttaagtggtccaccgagaccctcagcaactttcaagtggtccacggaaaaaaaagtttgagaaccactaactTGGGCTGTTCATTAGGCCCTGGCAACTTGAAGACCACTAACTTAATTAAATATACTTTAGCCTGGTCTCGCCCTATTGGGGCTTGCAGTTCATCTCCCTTCTTAAGTAGCTGGCCACCATTAAGCCCGAAGCCAAATCAGCATTAACCATCTCTGTCTTGGTGTCACCAGTTATTAGTTCAGCGTTCCTGctaagtcagaggtgggcaaactacggcccgtgggcccctcctgcccagcccctcccttgctggtccccctcccccacagcctcagctcactgcgccgctgCCGCAATGCTCTGGgaggcggggctgcgagctcttgccgggcagcgcagctgcagagcccggcctgacgtGGTGCCGCCAGCTACCAGTGCTCCAGGcggcgcggtaagggggcagtcggacagaggggaggggagttcGGGACGGGGGTCAGAGTgcagggtgtggataggggtcagggcggtcagagggtggggaacaggaag
Coding sequences within:
- the COX6C gene encoding cytochrome c oxidase subunit 6C; this translates as MSSTLLPKPQMRGLLAKRLRFHIVGAMIISLGSAVLYKYGVSEPRKQAYADFYKNYDSMKDFEAMREAGVFESVQPKNS